The following coding sequences lie in one Apium graveolens cultivar Ventura chromosome 3, ASM990537v1, whole genome shotgun sequence genomic window:
- the LOC141712660 gene encoding protein DETOXIFICATION 44, chloroplastic-like, with protein sequence MMWYLIAFILLWKLNDKVSLISPKFEATKSFQYLKSGGFLIGRTLAVLVTMTVATSMAARDGPVPIAGYQIFLEVWLALSLLNDALAIAGQVETCTKRCL encoded by the exons ATGATGTG GTACTTGATTGCCTTTATCCTTTTGTGGAAACTAAATGACAAAGTATCACTTATTTCTCCAAAATTTGAAGCAACAAAGTCTTTTCAATATCTGAAATCTG GTGGTTTTCTAATTGGAAGGACACTAGCAGTGTTGGTAACCATGACAGTAGCGACATCTATGGCAGCAAGGGATGGCCCAGTACCTATAGCTGGTTACCAGATCTTCTTGGAAGTTTGGTTGGCCCTATCTTTGCTTAATGATGCTTTAGCAATTGCAGGCCAA GTGGAAACATGTACAAAAAGGTGCTTATGA